TTGTTGAAGGAGTACGAGGAGGTGAACATGAAGTTTGCCGAACCGATGAGTGATGAGGAGATGGATAAGTTAATGACTCGTCAGGGGGAGTTGACAGAATTGATCGAGCATCACGGCGGATGGGAGATTGACCAGAAGTTGGAGAGGGCTATGGATGCTTTGCGTTGTCCTGAACCGGATGCGGAAGTGAAGTTCCTTTCCGGGGGAGAACGTCGTCGGGTGGCCTTGTGTCGCTTGTTGTTGCAAGAACCGGATATTTTGTTGCTGGATGAGCCGACGAACCATTTGGATGCCGAGTCGGTGGAATGGTTGGAACAACACTTGCATCAATATCCCGGTACGGTGATTTGCGTGACGCATGATCGTTACTTCTTGGATAACGTGGCCGGTTGGATACTGGAACTAGACCGGGGTGAGGGAATTCCATGGGAAGGAAATTATTCTTCTTGGTTGGAACAGAAGGCAAAACGATTGGAACAGGAGGAAAAACAGGCCAGCAAACGCCGGAAGACGCTGGAACGAGAGCTGGAATGGGTACGTATGGCTCCTAAGGCTCGTCAGGCAAAGAGTAAGGCCCGTTTGAAGGCTTATGACCGGATGATGGATGAGGACGTGAAGGAGAAAGAAGAAAAGCTTGAAATATTTATTCCGAACGGTCCTCGTTTGGGAAACAAGGTGATCGAGGCCGAGCATGTGGCGAAGGCTTTCGGGGATAAAGTGTTGTTCGATGATCTTGAATTTAAGTTACCTCCGGCCGGAATTGTCGGGGTGATCGGCCCTAACGGTGCGGGAAAGACTACTTTGTTCCGTTTAATTATGGGCGTGGAGCAACCGGATAAGGGGACATTTGAAGTTGGGCCGACCGTGAAGATCGCGTATATAGATCAACAGCATAAAGCAATAGACCCGGAGAAGACGGTTTATCAGGTGATTTCCGGGGGAAGTGATTTGATAAACCTGGGAGGACGGGAAGTGAATGCCCGGGCTTATGTTTCCAAATTTAACTTCTCCGGGACGGATCAGGAAAAGAAATGCGGGGTGTTGTCCGGTGGGGAGCGTAATCGCTTACACTTGGCTTTGGCATTAAAGGAGGATGCTAACGTGTTGTTGCTGGACGAGCCCACGAATGATATTGACGTGAACACGTTACGGGCCCTGGAAGAGGGATTGGAAAACTTTGCGGGCTGTGCCGTGGTCGTGTCGCATGATCGTTGGTTTCTGGATCGTATTGCAACTCATATCCTGGCTTTCGAGGGTGATTCTAAAGTGGTATATTTCGAGGGAAGTTACTCCGAATACGAGGAAAGTAAGAGAAAACGTTTGGGAGATGTTACCCCGAAACGTATACGTTATAAAAAATTAATCGGTTAAGATTATAAGGACGTGCCTAAGAAAAAAGAAAAAAAGATTGTAGATACCGGTTTCGTGCCGGGTATCTACAATTATTGCGACAGATGGTGTGAACGTTGTCCATTGCAGCTTCGTTGCATGAGTTACATGATGGGGAAGAAGCTGAAGGAGCGTACGAAAGTGAACTTGGGAGAGGAGATGCCGGATGATGACGAGTCGGCGTTAGCCCGTCTGAAAAATATTTTTGATTCTACTTTTGACGTGTTGCGAGAGTTGGCGGAGGAAAGAGGTATGGGGATAGAGGATATTTATTCCTCGGAGAAGGTGGACCGGGGATTCTGGGGGGAGGATTACGAGGATTTGGAAGATGAGGATGAAGAGGCGGTCAGGCAGATAGAACAGGAAGATCTTGTGAAATGTGACCGGATTTATAAGACTCTGGCCGAGAAATGCCAAGAGAGTATTTATCAATGGTTTGACGAGGCCAGGATAAAAGAAGGTGATGCTCCCAGAACGAAAGAGGTCGGGGATGCGTTGTTGGAGGTAAAT
The window above is part of the Butyricimonas paravirosa genome. Proteins encoded here:
- the ettA gene encoding energy-dependent translational throttle protein EttA, with protein sequence MTDEKKIIFSMMGVSKTIPPQRKIIKDIYLSFFYGAKIGVIGLNGSGKSTLLKIIAGLDPNYEGKVIWSKEHSIGYLPQEPQLDDSKTVKEVVQEGVQEVMDLLKEYEEVNMKFAEPMSDEEMDKLMTRQGELTELIEHHGGWEIDQKLERAMDALRCPEPDAEVKFLSGGERRRVALCRLLLQEPDILLLDEPTNHLDAESVEWLEQHLHQYPGTVICVTHDRYFLDNVAGWILELDRGEGIPWEGNYSSWLEQKAKRLEQEEKQASKRRKTLERELEWVRMAPKARQAKSKARLKAYDRMMDEDVKEKEEKLEIFIPNGPRLGNKVIEAEHVAKAFGDKVLFDDLEFKLPPAGIVGVIGPNGAGKTTLFRLIMGVEQPDKGTFEVGPTVKIAYIDQQHKAIDPEKTVYQVISGGSDLINLGGREVNARAYVSKFNFSGTDQEKKCGVLSGGERNRLHLALALKEDANVLLLDEPTNDIDVNTLRALEEGLENFAGCAVVVSHDRWFLDRIATHILAFEGDSKVVYFEGSYSEYEESKRKRLGDVTPKRIRYKKLIG